From the Quercus lobata isolate SW786 chromosome 6, ValleyOak3.0 Primary Assembly, whole genome shotgun sequence genome, one window contains:
- the LOC115949754 gene encoding uncharacterized protein LOC115949754 gives MPWLLLGDFNEILNSEDKFSGRSINLNRALDFKECLDTCSLLDLGFSGPKFTWSNLRQVPDLILERIDRCFANPSWRLLYPEASVTHLPRVFSDHCPVLLELSKPLPASINRPFRFQTMWLHHPDFHDVVRGAWEQESILPSAIKLFTNRVTNWNKTVSGNLCARKRRLLARINGTQKALSNGPNQFLVQLEQDLIKEYADIRLQKEEY, from the coding sequence atgcCCTGGTTGTTACtaggggattttaatgaaattctcaACAGTGAAGATAAATTCAGTGGTAGGAGTATAAATCTTAATAGAGCTTTAGATTTTAAAGAGTGTCTAGATACTTGCAGCCTCCTGGATTTAGGATTTTCAGGACCTAAATTTACATGGTCCAATCTCAGACAGGTTCCGGACTTAATCCTGGAACGTATTGATAGATGTTTTGCTAATCCATCTTGGAGACTCCTTTACCCTGAGGCCTCTGTTACTCATCTCCCCAGGGTTTTTTCGGATCATTGCCCCGTTCTTTTAGAGCTCTCCAAGCCCCTTCCTGCCTCCATTAACAGACCTTTTCGCTTTCAAACTATGTGGCTGCATCACCCTGACTTTCATGATGTAGTTAGAGGTGCCTGGGAACAGGAATCAATTCTTCCTTCTGCTATTAAGTTATTCACAAATAGGGTCACCAATTGGAATAAAACAGTGTCTGGTAACTTGTGTGCTAGGAAGAGGAGGCTACTTGCCAGGATCAATGGAACCCAAAAAGCACTTTCAAATGGGCCAAACCAATTCCTGGTACAATTAGAACAGGATCTAATTAAGGAATATGCTGACATAAGGCTTCAAAAGGAGGAATACTGA